The Candidatus Zixiibacteriota bacterium genome contains a region encoding:
- the meaB gene encoding methylmalonyl Co-A mutase-associated GTPase MeaB: protein MTVLERFLGGDQSALARIITIIEDRTDGYQDILARLYPRSGKALKIGFTGPPGAGKSSLVNSIAKMLLGQGKKVGIIAVDPTSPFTGGALLGDRIRMVDMPSDGTVYIRSMATRGSTGGLAAATGNAAVALDAFGFDYVLIETVGVGQVELDIIDTCDTVVVTLVPESGDAVQALKAGLMEIADIFALNKSDRPGAENIAAELNMILEIKREKQDWELPVVMTEAINNKNIDRLQSKIEKHLAYLRSSGQFDKHRREQIRKKIVSIVTAQINVVVREKLTRMVDIEKVVGEIYEGKTDPYTVSKELIRLSAMG from the coding sequence ATTGAAGACCGGACTGATGGCTATCAGGACATTTTGGCGCGACTTTATCCCCGTTCGGGGAAGGCGCTGAAGATTGGATTTACCGGGCCGCCGGGGGCGGGAAAGTCGTCGCTGGTCAACAGTATCGCCAAAATGCTTCTCGGGCAGGGGAAAAAAGTCGGAATTATCGCGGTTGACCCGACCTCGCCCTTCACGGGGGGGGCGCTTCTGGGCGACCGAATCAGAATGGTCGATATGCCGTCGGATGGGACGGTCTATATCCGCTCGATGGCGACGCGCGGCTCGACCGGCGGGCTGGCGGCGGCGACCGGAAATGCCGCGGTGGCGCTGGATGCTTTCGGGTTTGACTATGTCCTTATCGAAACGGTCGGAGTGGGACAGGTGGAACTCGACATTATCGACACCTGCGATACGGTGGTGGTGACGCTGGTGCCGGAATCGGGCGATGCCGTGCAGGCGCTGAAAGCGGGGCTGATGGAGATTGCCGATATCTTTGCGCTGAATAAATCGGACCGACCGGGGGCGGAAAATATCGCGGCGGAATTGAATATGATTCTGGAGATAAAGAGAGAGAAGCAAGACTGGGAGTTGCCGGTGGTGATGACCGAGGCAATAAACAACAAGAATATCGACCGGCTTCAAAGTAAGATCGAAAAGCATCTTGCCTACCTGCGCAGTTCCGGGCAGTTTGATAAACATCGGCGGGAGCAGATTCGGAAGAAGATTGTCAGTATCGTGACGGCGCAGATAAATGTGGTAGTGCGAGAAAAATTGACCCGAATGGTCGATATTGAAAAAGTGGTGGGGGAGATTTACGAGGGGAAGACTGACCCTTATACGGTGAGCAAGGAGCTGATTCGGTTGTCGGCGATGGGGTGA